The Faecalibacter sp. LW9 genome has a segment encoding these proteins:
- the epsC gene encoding serine O-acetyltransferase EpsC — MSPFSRYSLPFNKKEVEKIIESILYDLIFSQPKKRYTYEEVNHCFYEILTRIVPENKAETITSTFFNQLEDIKVELEKLIFIFFNNDPASKSEIEIILSYPGFFAIAVHRLAHILYQLDTPILPRFFSEYAHKQTGIDIHPGATIGKNFYIDHGTGIVIGETTTIGDNVKIYQGVTLGAFYVSKDLADQKRHPTIEDNVTIYAGATILGGTTVIGENSVIGGNVWITKSIDPNSIVYQEFQPTIKQKNNNQVDDYVI; from the coding sequence ATGAGTCCATTTAGTCGATACAGTTTACCTTTTAATAAAAAAGAAGTCGAAAAAATCATTGAATCCATTCTTTACGATTTAATCTTTAGCCAACCCAAAAAAAGATATACTTATGAGGAAGTAAACCATTGTTTTTATGAAATCTTAACTCGTATCGTACCAGAAAACAAAGCAGAAACAATCACTTCAACTTTTTTTAATCAACTTGAAGATATCAAAGTCGAGTTAGAAAAATTAATTTTTATTTTCTTTAATAATGATCCTGCTTCTAAATCTGAAATCGAAATCATCCTATCTTACCCAGGATTTTTTGCGATTGCTGTTCATCGATTAGCTCATATATTGTATCAATTGGATACTCCAATATTACCACGTTTCTTTTCTGAATATGCCCATAAACAAACTGGGATTGACATTCATCCAGGGGCGACAATTGGAAAAAATTTTTATATCGATCACGGTACTGGGATTGTCATTGGAGAAACCACAACAATTGGCGACAACGTAAAAATTTATCAAGGCGTAACTCTTGGCGCATTTTATGTATCTAAAGATTTAGCTGATCAAAAACGCCATCCTACAATTGAAGATAATGTAACTATTTACGCAGGAGCAACTATTTTAGGAGGAACAACTGTCATTGGTGAGAATTCAGTTATTGGTGGAAATGTTTGGATTACTAAAAGCATTGATCCAAATTCTATTGTATACCAAGAATTTCAACCAACCATCAAACAAAAAAATAATAATCAAGTAGATGATTATGTCATCTAA
- the cysK gene encoding cysteine synthase A encodes MILNNILEAIGNTPIIKLSRLFPNHSVYIKLEKQNPGGSIKDRIALAMIEDAEKAGILKPGGTVIEPTSGNTGIGLSFVAAVKGYKMIITMPESMSIERRKIMEAYGAEFVLTPKELGMKGAIAKAQELAETIEGAWVPQQFENSSNPSIHYRTTAKEILTDFPKGVDYLITGVGTGGHLTGIGKALKEVNAATKVFAVEPADSPVISGGQSGPHAIQGIGAGFIPTNLDTNVVDEAIQISKEEAYEFARKAAKEEGLFVGISTGASLAAVAKKLESLPADAKVLTVNYDTGERYLSVEGLF; translated from the coding sequence ATGATTTTAAATAATATTTTAGAAGCTATTGGAAATACTCCAATTATTAAACTTTCACGTTTATTTCCTAATCACAGTGTCTATATCAAATTAGAAAAACAAAATCCAGGAGGATCTATCAAAGATCGTATTGCTTTAGCAATGATTGAAGATGCTGAAAAAGCTGGAATTTTAAAACCTGGCGGAACGGTTATTGAGCCAACTTCAGGAAACACAGGAATTGGGTTGTCATTTGTAGCAGCTGTTAAAGGGTATAAAATGATCATTACAATGCCCGAATCGATGTCGATCGAGCGTCGTAAAATTATGGAAGCCTATGGTGCTGAATTTGTTTTGACACCAAAAGAATTAGGAATGAAAGGTGCCATCGCAAAAGCACAAGAATTAGCAGAAACGATTGAAGGTGCTTGGGTTCCTCAACAATTTGAGAATTCTTCTAATCCTTCGATACATTACCGTACAACAGCAAAAGAAATTTTAACTGATTTTCCTAAAGGTGTAGATTATTTAATTACAGGTGTTGGTACTGGTGGACATTTAACTGGAATTGGAAAAGCATTAAAAGAAGTAAATGCTGCTACGAAAGTTTTTGCCGTAGAACCAGCTGATTCACCGGTTATTTCTGGAGGGCAATCTGGACCTCACGCGATCCAAGGAATTGGAGCAGGATTTATTCCAACAAATTTAGACACTAATGTAGTAGATGAAGCCATTCAAATTTCAAAAGAAGAAGCATATGAATTTGCGCGTAAAGCAGCCAAAGAAGAAGGTTTATTCGTTGGGATTTCAACAGGAGCTTCATTAGCAGCAGTGGCTAAAAAATTAGAATCTTTACCAGCTGATGCAAAAGTATTAACTGTAAACTATGATACGGGAGAACGTTATTTATCCGTAGAAGGATTATTTTAA
- a CDS encoding DUF2147 domain-containing protein, which produces MKNYFLFSFFMLIGSLVFGQSPVGTWKTIDDETGKEKSYVEIYEKDGKLYGKVAKILTKGKEDAKCDKCSGALKNKPIQGMVILYDLKKSGNEWTGGKILDPNSGKEYKATVKLNGKDKLDVRGYVGISLVGRTQTWVKVK; this is translated from the coding sequence ATGAAAAACTATTTTTTATTCTCATTTTTCATGTTAATTGGATCATTAGTTTTTGGACAATCTCCAGTTGGAACTTGGAAAACAATTGATGACGAAACAGGTAAAGAGAAATCTTACGTTGAGATTTATGAGAAAGATGGTAAACTTTACGGAAAAGTTGCTAAGATTTTGACGAAAGGTAAAGAAGATGCAAAATGTGATAAATGTTCAGGTGCATTAAAAAATAAACCTATTCAAGGTATGGTTATTCTTTATGATTTAAAGAAAAGCGGTAATGAATGGACAGGAGGAAAAATATTAGATCCTAATTCAGGAAAAGAATATAAAGCCACAGTTAAGTTAAACGGTAAAGATAAATTAGACGTAAGAGGATACGTTGGAATTTCTTTAGTAGGTAGAACTCAGACTTGGGTAAAAGTAAAATAA